The following proteins are co-located in the Moraxella nasovis genome:
- a CDS encoding phage tail tube protein, which produces MSSGAKVVTAYAKQTTKTVPTTGWKILPNIKNGLSVNNTLTDSEMLSGSRIKSAGMVTGGEVAGEIETELQYGVYDELLEAAFFNEWQADARNTKLKKLSIGDTKKMFAISKDFSDINVNHVFTGCVINSLKIDITTDNLIKANFGVMGQGYQHSKETSFAKSPATATVGKPASGLSIGTIKKDGADIGICVESFSFEIDNGAEVQKCLGDNIYGGNIVAMLANISGSLTLAYGVKSHDLIVNQLTGATVSLEIPISFNETDKYIIKIPKMQVSGEIPSPSGSDLVTVDVSYTVVEESPIIEKHQA; this is translated from the coding sequence ATGTCAAGCGGTGCAAAAGTAGTAACAGCGTATGCCAAGCAGACCACAAAAACCGTGCCAACTACAGGCTGGAAAATCTTGCCAAATATCAAAAACGGCTTATCGGTTAATAACACACTAACTGATAGCGAAATGTTATCAGGTTCACGGATTAAATCGGCAGGCATGGTAACAGGCGGTGAAGTAGCAGGCGAGATAGAAACCGAATTACAATATGGCGTCTATGATGAGCTATTAGAAGCGGCATTTTTTAATGAATGGCAAGCAGACGCAAGAAATACTAAGTTAAAAAAGCTTAGCATTGGTGATACTAAAAAGATGTTTGCCATATCAAAAGACTTTAGCGATATTAACGTAAACCACGTCTTTACAGGCTGTGTTATCAATAGCCTAAAAATTGACATTACGACTGATAATCTTATCAAAGCTAATTTTGGGGTGATGGGGCAAGGCTATCAGCATAGCAAAGAGACATCATTTGCCAAAAGCCCTGCTACTGCTACTGTAGGCAAACCTGCAAGCGGTTTATCCATCGGTACAATCAAAAAAGATGGTGCTGATATTGGTATTTGTGTTGAAAGCTTTAGTTTTGAGATTGACAATGGGGCAGAAGTACAAAAGTGCTTAGGCGATAACATTTATGGCGGTAATATCGTCGCTATGCTTGCTAATATTTCAGGCAGTTTAACGCTTGCCTATGGCGTAAAATCGCATGATTTAATCGTCAATCAATTAACAGGGGCAACCGTATCGCTAGAAATCCCCATTTCATTTAATGAAACAGATAAATACATCATCAAAATCCCAAAAATGCAAGTATCAGGGGAAATTCCAAGCCCATCAGGGTCTGACCTTGTTACTGTTGATGTTAGCTATACCGTCGTTGAAGAAAGCCCAATTATTGAAAAACACCAAGCATAA
- a CDS encoding phage tail terminator-like protein yields the protein MNITTIQKLIAKRIATMPNYNPKAWVTGNHNYVPTDIWHRLSLQSAGAIMSGMADKPMSREIGAVVVQVFTRQNIGEKRAVEQADTIANHLAYYTDENLELLTPSVVIVGSDNDWWQVNVRVPYRYK from the coding sequence ATGAACATCACAACCATACAAAAACTAATCGCCAAACGTATCGCTACTATGCCAAATTACAATCCTAAGGCATGGGTTACAGGCAATCATAACTATGTGCCTACCGATATATGGCATAGATTAAGCCTACAAAGTGCAGGGGCTATCATGAGCGGTATGGCAGATAAGCCTATGAGCCGTGAGATAGGGGCGGTGGTGGTGCAAGTATTTACAAGGCAAAATATTGGCGAAAAAAGAGCAGTAGAACAAGCAGACACCATCGCTAATCATTTGGCGTATTATACTGATGAAAACTTAGAATTATTAACGCCATCGGTGGTTATAGTCGGTAGTGATAACGACTGGTGGCAAGTTAATGTGAGAGTGCCTTATCGGTATAAGTAA
- a CDS encoding phage head morphogenesis protein: protein MDYNSFINRMQIYLESLKAHEVKEFIKALSLIDKAVQKTLATDELTDISPRKFALILNDLEDELKDEMVLLTKAFYESSQAIADYAYTAESKYLGVSIGTLALKDTPMASFGGALVTEVLKSFETNESQRIINAIRLARHQGKTNSQIRQIILGTKARRYQDGITNVTKRHANAIVRTVVQHEASQARGELAKELGIDEIKVVATLDGRTSSICRSLDGQILPLSQKPPYHVNCRTSYILWNGKDVKTRASMHGVVQNQTYYEWLATQDDKFQDFVLGKERAKLFRDGGLSPKQFSDLQLDKNFKPRTLDEIRAMI from the coding sequence ATGGACTATAACAGTTTTATCAACCGAATGCAGATTTATTTAGAAAGCCTAAAAGCCCATGAAGTCAAAGAATTCATCAAGGCATTAAGCCTAATTGATAAAGCAGTACAAAAAACATTAGCAACTGATGAATTAACAGACATTAGTCCAAGAAAATTTGCCCTTATTTTAAATGATTTGGAAGATGAGCTAAAAGATGAGATGGTATTGCTAACAAAAGCCTTTTATGAGTCAAGCCAAGCCATTGCAGATTATGCCTACACCGCAGAAAGTAAATATTTAGGGGTAAGCATAGGCACACTTGCCCTAAAAGATACACCCATGGCAAGCTTTGGGGGTGCTTTGGTAACAGAAGTATTAAAAAGCTTTGAGACAAACGAAAGTCAAAGAATAATAAACGCCATACGGCTTGCCCGTCATCAAGGTAAAACCAACAGCCAAATACGCCAAATCATATTAGGTACAAAAGCAAGGCGGTATCAAGATGGTATTACCAACGTAACCAAACGCCATGCCAATGCCATTGTAAGAACTGTTGTACAGCATGAAGCGTCACAAGCTAGGGGAGAGCTTGCCAAAGAGCTGGGTATTGATGAGATTAAAGTAGTAGCAACCTTAGACGGTCGCACAAGTAGCATTTGCCGTAGTCTTGATGGGCAAATCTTACCTTTATCACAAAAACCGCCTTATCATGTTAATTGCCGTACAAGCTACATTTTATGGAATGGCAAAGATGTAAAAACTCGTGCAAGTATGCACGGAGTAGTTCAAAACCAAACCTATTATGAATGGCTTGCCACGCAAGATGATAAGTTTCAAGATTTTGTGCTAGGTAAAGAACGTGCTAAGTTATTTCGTGATGGCGGTTTATCACCCAAACAGTTTAGCGATTTACAGCTAGATAAAAACTTTAAGCCTAGAACACTTGATGAGATTAGGGCAATGATATGA
- a CDS encoding HK97 gp10 family phage protein produces MSITWTVPLDEMFTESKKQVLSDYENLALELYNAIIANSPVDSGRYRANHIMTVNSQDFSVNNSNTVRLYAKGFYNSKKFLPIIIQNNLPYAYRLEHGWSKQAPKGIYALSMQQVSNGL; encoded by the coding sequence ATGAGTATTACATGGACAGTCCCACTTGATGAGATGTTTACCGAGAGCAAAAAACAAGTGCTAAGTGATTATGAAAACTTAGCATTAGAGCTTTATAACGCCATTATCGCCAATTCCCCTGTGGATAGCGGTCGTTATCGTGCTAATCATATTATGACCGTAAACAGTCAAGATTTTAGTGTAAACAATAGCAATACAGTAAGGCTTTATGCCAAAGGATTTTATAACAGTAAAAAGTTTTTACCGATTATTATTCAAAATAATTTGCCCTATGCTTACCGCCTAGAACACGGCTGGTCAAAGCAAGCCCCAAAGGGCATATACGCCTTATCAATGCAACAGGTGTCAAATGGACTATAA
- a CDS encoding glutamate 5-kinase — MGLNSEISADIANAFDTDLNDAVKYFDGEHKDGRIDGLGDWLGDDDKTRTSYYDGRGVFGGFNAHEVDGNSILATDTRLICLQTEVSDTPAVDDVIINDDNKYRIIAINKDPADVSYTIQLRAI, encoded by the coding sequence ATGGGGCTAAATAGTGAAATTAGTGCTGATATTGCCAATGCTTTTGATACGGATTTAAATGACGCTGTAAAGTATTTTGATGGCGAACATAAAGATGGGCGTATTGATGGCTTAGGCGATTGGTTAGGCGATGATGATAAAACAAGAACAAGCTATTATGATGGACGTGGCGTGTTCGGTGGCTTTAACGCCCATGAAGTTGATGGCAATAGCATTTTGGCAACAGATACAAGGCTAATTTGCCTACAAACAGAAGTGTCTGACACGCCTGCTGTTGATGATGTGATAATAAACGATGATAACAAGTATCGCATTATTGCCATCAATAAAGACCCTGCTGATGTCAGCTATACAATACAATTAAGGGCGATATGA